The segment TCTATATGTAGAGGTCTTGAATGAAGATATGACCATTGGTCCTTATCTAATATGCAATTATTCCTACTTAAGATAGAAAGTGAAAGTGGCTGAATTAGTTTTTCAGCATTTTCAGAAACAACGCACTTTATCTCATAATTATCTTTAACTAATTGACTTACTAGTAAGGGGATCCTTACTGCAGCAATACTTCCAGTAATTAATAAAAGAACCTTAACTTTTAATTCTTTAGATTTAACGTTCATCCAATTGTTCCTCTTCAATAAGATGAATGTAATCGGATATTAATTTATACCTTTTAGTTTCAAAAGTCCTCACCAAATTCCAATTTTTAAATACATTAAATGGTTTAACGTAATTTTCCTCTCCTAAAGTTTTGGCAAGCTTAAAAGTTCCTTCTTCATATGATGTATAAAAAGGCTTTTTAAATATCTTGTTATCGGATGTGAATAACATTTTTATCCTTGTCCATGTATTTTTAATAATATAACCGCAAGGAAATTCATATTCACTAAATATTGCTCACTTTGAAAAATTTTTCAAAAATAATAAAAATATTGAATCTATTTAATTTTTTTATATTATAATTTTAGACACAAATTATTAATTCTTTTAAAAAAAAAATTATTTAAACTAAGAATGACGAAATATCAATTATGTCACAAACAAAAAAAGAGCAAATAGTAAGTCATTTGCGTTATTTAAGGCAGGAATTAAGAGAAATGCATTTAGGAATTCAAGATGATGGATTATTTCCTGAACCTGGAGAAATAAGAGGAATTCTTGCCCAAATGGAAGCTTTACTTGAATTAATTGAAGGTAATCCTAAAGTTAAATAAATTATGAATAGATCCAGCAGTTAGTTAAGATTCAGAATGTTTTTTAAACCCCAAAAGACTAAATTTCAACGATTAGTTATTGAAACTTTTGACAGTTTAAGCCAATGGGCAGTAAATCCATGGCGTAGATATTCTTTAGCTTTAACTGTTGTTTTGACTGGTTACTTTTTTGGGAGTTCATTAGGAATGATAAGTGCAGTCGTTGAATTAATTGACCCGGTAGGAGCTTTTTTATCAGTTTTTTTTATTGAAATTTTGATAAAATTTAGACGTAGATTACGTTTTGATAAAAGAAAAAAAATATTAGTATTATTACTTGATTCCTTAAGATTAGGTTTGTTTTACGGTTTTTTTACTGAAAGTCTAAAATTGCTTTAAATTTAATTATTGAATTTACTTAATAGATAAAGTAAAGCCATTCTTGTCGGAATACCATTTGAAACTTGATCATTTATTAGGCAATTTGGATATTCATCAACAACTCTGCTGCTGATTTCAATGCCACGATTAATAGGCCCTGGGTGCAAAATAGGAATATCTTTACAATTCAAGGATAGTTTTTCTGGAGTCAAACAATAATTTTCACTATACGATTTAATACTGCTTAATAAATTCTCTATCATTCTTTCTTTTTGTAATCTTAAAACAATTACTGCATCTGCACATTTAATGGATTCTTCTAATGAACTCGAAATTGTGATAGAACCTCTTGAAGAAATAGGGTCTCTTAATTGATTTGGTGGAGAACTACTTACAAAATCAGTAAATTCTTCAGGAATAAGTGTGGGTGGACCACACAAGATTATGTTTGCCCCAAATGCGGTCAATGCCCAAAGATTTGATCTGGCAACTCTAGAGTGAATTACATCACCAACTATTAATATTTTTTTAGAATTTAATATCTCTGGTTTCAGTAATTTTGGAGAAAAGAATTTTATTAATGTATAAAGATCTAGTAATCCTTGACTAGGGTGGCTATGTAAACCATCACCTGCATTAAGAACCGAAGTTTTTGCTTTAGATGCATCGAGTTTTTTGGAAATTTCTAAAGGGACATGGCTAGATGAATGTCTAATGACTAAAATATCAGACCCCATGGCAGCATATGTTAGTGCAGTATCTATGAGGGTTTCTCCTTTACTTAAAGAACTTGAAGAAGGAGAAAAGCTTTGAACATCTGCAGATAGCCTTTTGGCAGCAAGCTCAAAACTATTGCGAGTTCTAGTACTAGCCTCAAAAAATATTGATGTTATTAACTTTCCTTGTAAAGCAGGTATTTTTTTTGTCCCGGCATTATTAAGAGATTTAAATCTTTCAGTTAACTCAATAACTGATTCGTAATCATCTATTGAGAAATTTGAAAGTGTGAGGATATGTTTGTGAGGCCAATTTCCCATTATGTTACACCAGACAAATTATTAGTTGAATTTTTTAAATTAGGATTTCTATCACCTTTTTCCCTTTTACTAATACTTCTGCTCCTTTTAAGATACCAACGCCATTTTATATTTTTTGCTTTAGAAATGCCAATTCTTGTTGTTTGAATTAAATCTTTTTTCTCTAAATATGACTTTCCTTTGCTGATCCACAAACATTTATTATTAAGAATTTCGAGGGAATTGAATTTATTATCTAATTCAAATGTTTTGGTTACTAATCCTGGGCCAGAAGCTAACCTTTCGTTTTTATTTGATATAAAAACCGCCCTTATTAAAACACCACTTGCAAAATTATCTTTATCAGTAACAATATTTAAGCAATGATGAATTCCGTAAGATCTGTAAATATAAAATCTTCCTGGCTCACCAAACAATACTTTATTAGAAAGAGTTTTTTTATTATATCCATGGCAAGCCTCTTCTTCTTGTGAATAAGCTTCAGTCTCAACTATCATACCTTTAATTAGGCCTTTATCAATTCTATTTCTAATCAGATAACATCCAATTAAGTCAGGTGCTACAAGCTTGGAGTGCCTGTAAAAAAAATTTTTTTTTAAAGATTGTTGATCTATTTTTAAATACTTATCTAAGCTTATTTTTAACGGTGAAATACAATTAAGTCTAGCTTTTGAAGCATAAAAAAATTTTTTCTCTTTTATGAGATTTTATAAATATATTGTTATCAATTTTGTTTAATTCATTAAAGGCTTAAGTAATGTTTGTGAAAATCCTTTAATATCTATGATGTAATTGATTTTTTGATAATTGAAAACAAATGAAACGAATTAGTAGTGATGAAGTTAAAAAAGTAGCACAATTAGCAAGACTAGAACTAAATGAGAGTGAGATTAATCAGCATGCAGAACAGTTAGAAAAAATTTTGGAATATATTAAACAACTTGAGAAAATTAATACCGAGGATATTCCATGCACTACTAGAGCTATAGAAGTGGTCAATGTATTGAGAAAAGATGAAAAGAAAAACTATGAAAATTCGGAGGAAATTTTAGATTTGGCGCCTTCAAGAGAAAATAAATTTTTCAAAGTGCCAAAAATTATTAATGAATAGCTAGTTACCACCGATATAAGTCTTATTAACTATCTTTAGTAAAATTTTTCTTATTTTAAAATTTGGGAATGAATTTATTATTTTTCTAAGTTTTCCTTTTTTACTTTTGTGACTTCTTATCCCTATAATTAGATCATAAATAAAATTAAAAGTATCACCTTTAGTTTCAAAAATCCCTACTCTTTGAGGTGAACCTTTGATGTCTAATAAAGGTTTGGTTTTTTCGTAAGCTATTTTATATTCAAACCAGGGGATTGAAGGCCATAGGTGATGGATTAAATGATAATTTTGACCCATTATGAGGATATTCAAAAAATTGCCTGGATAAACTCTTGAATTTATCCATTTATTTTTTGAGCGAAATGGCCTATGAGGGAGATAATCAAAGAAAATACCTAAAGTGACTCCAACCATTAATGCAGGACCAAACCATAAATTATAAATTAAGTTCATAAAGTCAAATTTTAAGCCAGCTAAAATGATTGTTATAAATAT is part of the Prochlorococcus marinus subsp. pastoris str. CCMP1986 genome and harbors:
- a CDS encoding DUF2555 domain-containing protein is translated as MLFTSDNKIFKKPFYTSYEEGTFKLAKTLGEENYVKPFNVFKNWNLVRTFETKRYKLISDYIHLIEEEQLDER
- a CDS encoding DUF565 domain-containing protein → MFFKPQKTKFQRLVIETFDSLSQWAVNPWRRYSLALTVVLTGYFFGSSLGMISAVVELIDPVGAFLSVFFIEILIKFRRRLRFDKRKKILVLLLDSLRLGLFYGFFTESLKLL
- a CDS encoding aspartate carbamoyltransferase catalytic subunit, which gives rise to MGNWPHKHILTLSNFSIDDYESVIELTERFKSLNNAGTKKIPALQGKLITSIFFEASTRTRNSFELAAKRLSADVQSFSPSSSSLSKGETLIDTALTYAAMGSDILVIRHSSSHVPLEISKKLDASKAKTSVLNAGDGLHSHPSQGLLDLYTLIKFFSPKLLKPEILNSKKILIVGDVIHSRVARSNLWALTAFGANIILCGPPTLIPEEFTDFVSSSPPNQLRDPISSRGSITISSSLEESIKCADAVIVLRLQKERMIENLLSSIKSYSENYCLTPEKLSLNCKDIPILHPGPINRGIEISSRVVDEYPNCLINDQVSNGIPTRMALLYLLSKFNN
- a CDS encoding DNA-3-methyladenine glycosylase → MKEKKFFYASKARLNCISPLKISLDKYLKIDQQSLKKNFFYRHSKLVAPDLIGCYLIRNRIDKGLIKGMIVETEAYSQEEEACHGYNKKTLSNKVLFGEPGRFYIYRSYGIHHCLNIVTDKDNFASGVLIRAVFISNKNERLASGPGLVTKTFELDNKFNSLEILNNKCLWISKGKSYLEKKDLIQTTRIGISKAKNIKWRWYLKRSRSISKREKGDRNPNLKNSTNNLSGVT
- the gatC gene encoding Asp-tRNA(Asn)/Glu-tRNA(Gln) amidotransferase subunit GatC, whose product is MKRISSDEVKKVAQLARLELNESEINQHAEQLEKILEYIKQLEKINTEDIPCTTRAIEVVNVLRKDEKKNYENSEEILDLAPSRENKFFKVPKIINE
- a CDS encoding fatty acid desaturase, whose amino-acid sequence is MSIWQWYRGVWPLPLLVATAFLALHIEGTVIHDACHKAAHPVPWINQAMGHGSAILLGFSFPVFTRVHLQHHIHVNDPKKDPDHIVSTFGPIWLIAPRFFYHEIFFFQKKLWRKYELLQWGIERSIFITIILAGLKFDFMNLIYNLWFGPALMVGVTLGIFFDYLPHRPFRSKNKWINSRVYPGNFLNILIMGQNYHLIHHLWPSIPWFEYKIAYEKTKPLLDIKGSPQRVGIFETKGDTFNFIYDLIIGIRSHKSKKGKLRKIINSFPNFKIRKILLKIVNKTYIGGN